A stretch of DNA from Mus musculus strain C57BL/6J chromosome 6, GRCm38.p6 C57BL/6J:
ACTTGCAGCAGCAGCCTTTCTTGTAGCTGCTATACAGGAAATGACAAGGCCTCCTCCAAGATCCTGTCTGTGAGGCTGTAAACAGACTCCACAGCTGCCCAGATTCCAGGAGAATGACAGGTACCAACTGCACTTCCTCAAGGAAGTGTAAGCGCAGACCTCAAGTTGCCAGACTCGGAGGTATCAGAGAGCTACCGCACATCCCTGGCCTGGCACATCACCATCTATGTGATGAAAACACCTCACCTAGGTGTACCCCTCCTCCCGAGCTCCTCAGAGCAGcacattccttccttcccttgctgCGTAGGAATCAGGGTGAAACCTGGCCTCTTCCCCTGAGACCTTTAAGAAGCACACACTCTGCCTCCAGagccagaattctcaccagagttTCTGCCATGCTCTCTGTGTACCTTCCCACAGCATAAATAACTCTTCTAAcaaacttcttttatttatttatttatttatttatttatttatttatttatttatttaggtttttcaagacagggtttctctgtgtagccctggctgtcctggaactcactctctagactaggctggccttgaacgcagaaatccacctgcctctgcctcccaagtgctgggattaaaggtgtgcaccaccactgtgcaGCTCAACAAACTTCTTAACCAAGAGGACAATCCACCTCAGTGTGTCCCTTAAGCCCCCTCAGGAGGCCTTTCATAAATCTACAGTTTTGTAGGAATCAGAGCAGAAACCTTTTCCACAGTAAGGGACAGGTCCTGAATCCCTTGTGGAACTCTAGTggctttataattataattataattacatccaaagcatcttttttttaatatagtttaATCTATTTTAATAGCAAACTTACAGGAACAGCACAAAAGACTGACAACATTAAAAACATGTACTTGTATGTAGGACAACTCAGAAAAGTATAGTGAATGGATGGAATTTACGGTGTGATAAAAATGCTACAAACACCATTTAGTTGCCGCCAAtaagaaatttacttattttttaaaaatccaaatgctggcattgtccagaaattttttttaaagatttatttattattatacataagtacactgtagctgtcttcagatgcaccagaagaaggcatcagatctcattaccggtggttgtgagccaccatgtggttgctgggatttgaactcaggacctctggaagagcagtcagtgctcttaaccactgagccatctcgccagcctgtccagaaaattttaacaagtttatttataattgttataaagTTGAACTGTTGAAATGTGTTCACTGAAACATTTTGCTTGCATTAACGCTTTACATcttgcatttatattaaaaattctcACACAAATGAACGTGGAGAAACTGCCAATACCTGATTCTGTCCCCTATGTTTCCACTCGCAATCATATACTTAGGTACCTTTGACCCCATGGAAAAAATATCTAACATTCAGAACTACTgataacaggaagaagaggaaaaccattttttttttgacaatgaaATGTTTCCCCTCATAGTGGACTCTTATGCACGTTCTCTGAGTATGCGGAGTGCTAGCTGGATATCTTTTGGCATAATTGTTACACTTTTGGCATGGATAGCACACAGATTGGTATCTTCAAAAAGGCCAACCAGATAAGCCTGACTTGCTTCCTGCAAAGCACCAATAGCTGCACTCTGGAAGCACAGATCTGTTTTGAAGTCCTGAGCGATTTCTCGAACCAGACGCTGAAAGGGGAGCTtgcggatcagaagttcaggggaCTTCTGATAGCATCTGATTTCACGGAGTACCACAGTACCAGGCCTGTAACGATGAGGTTTCTTCACCCCTCCAGTAGAGGGCGCACTCTTGCGAGCGGCTTTTGTAGCCAGTTGTTTCCTGGGTGCTTTACCACCGGTGGATTTGCGAGCAGTCTGCTTTGTGCGAGCCACGGTATGGACACCTCCTTACTTACCCCCCTTCTCCTTTGGCTGGAGCTCGGCAAGCCAGAAGCGGCGCTGGCGTTGGAGAGCGGCGGCCCAAAGCATCTTTGAATACACCATAGAACCTTGGTTATTGAGAAGGAGGagggctctctgcttcctgtgcatATGAAATGtggtctctttgcttcctggctgaTAGGCTCCTGCTggcatgatggactgtaaccatTCTGGAACACATTCCTCAATGGCTAGCAAGTTTCTTCAGGTGCAGCCCGGGCTAGAAGCAGGCTGAGGACTGTGTTCAGATTCCAgaggaccccccctccccccagtcctTGGGCTAGCAGACCTCTTTCAATAGCTCCTTCTTGTGCCTCAAAACTCTAGGCTCCGCATGTGCCTTTTACCAGTAGGAAGTTTGGAATCTTCAGGGTTGAGACATCAGGGGTAGAAGCACACCTAGTCACCATCAAATTCTACAGCACTCATCATGGTGTCGCCACATAGGCAACAAAGAATGGAAAATAGTTCCAGGAGGATGAGTTTCTGACTTTCCCACAGGTCAAAGTCAGTCACCTGCTATTGGATAcagtttgatccccagagtcTCCAGCTGTAGGTTTAGCCCTGTGACCTCGATCTTAACTAGGCCtctgttgctgtgttaaaacaccatgacctaggcaactAATAGAAGtgagggtttgtttggctttacGGTCCCAGAGGGACAAGAGTCCATCCTGGCTGGAAAGTGACAGCAGGTCTGGCAAGAAGAGCAGGAAGTTCAGCTGTCACATCTTTCAGAGAAACTGTGCTCTGTCAAAGTCCACCCCTCCCGACATACTGTCTCCATCAAGACTGCACCTCCTAAGCTTCCCCAAGCGGGTTActaactgaggaccaagtgtgtTAATGCCTCAGGCCATGGGAGACATTTCTTATTCACAGCAGCACACTTAGTGGTGTTTTATTTAGAACCCTTTTTGAGGTGTCAAACTCTTCTCTTGTCTTGAGACCTAACAGACTTTGGAGGGCAGGGGCAGAATACTGGCTGTCCTTTTTGTCTCTTTATACTATTGATTTCAATCTTTAAGCATGGCTATTGAACACCCAGAAGTTCCATTAAAAACAGTCTCGAAGGAAGAATGATGATGGAAATTTAAATTTTgtaacacataaaatgaatagatTTTACTGTTGGGcggtggtgttgcacacctttaagcccagcactcaagaagcagaggcagggccaggggcaggggcaggggcaggggtagaggcaggcagatctctgagtttgactccagcctagcctacagagtgagtacaggacagccaaggctacacagagaaactctgtcttttggtttttttataagattcatttatttattatatgtaagtacacagtagatgtcttcagacacccccataagagggcatcagatctcagatctcattacagatggttgtgagccaccatgtggttgctgggatttgaactcaggaccttcagaagggcagtcagtgctcttaaccgctgagccatctctccagcccaccctgtcttgagaaaccaaaattaactagttaattaattatgggtagaaggatggctcagtggtttagagcacttgttattcttcttttaaaaaaagatttatttattaatttattttatgtatgagagtacactgtagctgtacagatggttgtgagccttctatgtggttgttgggaattgaattttaggacctctgctcacaccggtcaaccctgcttgctcaggcccagagatttatttattattttacataagtacactgtagctgacttcaaacacaccagaagagggcatcaaatctcattacgggtggttgtgagccaccatgtggttactggaatttgaactcaggaccttcagaagaacagtcagtgctcttacccactgagccatctcgccagccctgagcacttgttactcttgcagaggacctgggttcaattctcagcacccacatggtggttcacaaccgtctataactctagttccaggggatctgacgccctcctctggcctcttcgGGTACTGCattcacatggtacacagacatacatgcaagctaaacattcatatacataaaataagacaaacctttaaattactttaaaaagtttGATTGGAATACAAATCCAATGTAAGATGATGCACTCTACAGTTAGAAAACGCATGCTTTCATTCAACACATGCAGGCTTCCAGAGTCCCACTAAGTGCTCAAGGAGTAAGATCTGAAACTCTGAACTGTAAACAGGGTTTACCAGAGGAGTGAAATAGCAACCTTTACCCAAATCAGTCTATtgttataaaaaatgaaaaagggggctggagagatggctcagtagttaaaaccatttattgctcttgcacaggTCCTGGGGTCCCAGTATgcatgtgacagctcacaacagTGGGTAACTACAGTTTCTTGGAGTCtattgccctcttctgtccttcatgggtactgcaatatatatatatatatatatatatatatatatacacacacatatatatatatacacacacatatatatatacacacacatatatatacatatacatatacacacatacatatatacacacatatatatacatatatacatacgcatacatacatacacacacacacacacatatatatatatatatatatatatatatatatatatatatatacacacacatatacatatgtgtatgtgagcaagAAACTCCTagatacaaaatacaaataaataataatgataaaatgtaaaaaattccAATTTTGTCTCCACTGTCATTTACTAAATAACTGCCTAAGGTGCCAAGTGATTGCTATATTTCTCCCTGGGAGTATTCACAGTCCCCTGAAGGGCTGTCTCCCCTTCTCATTCATGAAACAATGACTTTCTTCTGGGATGGCCACATAGGTGTGAGCGAGACAGGAGCAAGAAGACTAGGAGAAATGTAGAGGTCCCTAGCCTCCAAGGCTTGGGACTTTGTAGCCACTGTTCAGTCATCTAGAGGAAGAGAAGTTGGATTAGGAGTCGGAAATCAAAGATGTAGCAGATGTCTCATTtaaatccttcctttctttatctttttttctaaagacaggatctatgtagccaaggttgaaattttgatcctcctgccttcctgccttcacctGCCAAGTTCTGGAATTGCAGGTATGAGACACCCCAGCCCCCTAGATTTCCTTTTACCAACCTGAGGGTGTGGCTCTGTGGTAGAGAAGAACCAAAACagaaattttaatacatttaagaTAAAACTTTCTTAACCAGGGtcttggtgcatgcctttaatctcaatacctgggagaaagaggcaggcaggtctctgagtttgaggctagcctggtctacaaagtgagtttcagggcagcaattactatacagagaaaccttgtctcaaaaaacaaaaacaaaaacaaaaaagaaaaaacaaaacaaagcaagaaagataaaggtttcttttattcctttgagTAACTAAAAATAGCCAGCAGAGGTTGTGTGACTCCCCAAGCTAGGTAGCAGAGATTTGAAGCGACACTTCCTTTCCAGTTTAAAGAGTCCCCCTAAAGAtctacgcgcgcgcgcgcgcacacacacacacacacacacacacacacctcctaacTGGGGAAAACTGTGATCAACTTTAGGGAACAGCTATTGCTCTCGGCTTTGGGAACCTGAAGTCCGTCCTTAATTCATCTCAGGTTCTTTGGCTGTGTGGAACCTGGTAGAATCTGGAATTGCCATCCCATGTCCCTGTTTGCATGAGTGCCATTGAGAGAGCAAAGTCAAGGGGTCTTCAAGGCACAATCGGGAGAAGGCGTGGTCAGGGCCGGGTGGTGAGCTGCTGGTGCCCATGCTGAGCAGAGCTGTCCAGGAGAGGGGGCCAGGCCCGTTACTTCAGTCCTGCTCGGgacaggaggggagagagagagagagagagagagagagagagagagagagagagagagagagagagagagagagagagagagagagagagagagagagagagagagagagagagagagagagagagagagagagagagagagagagagagagagagagagagagagagagagagagagagaaggggcgtggccggtgggggagggggcgtggtggaggggaggggaggccgcGCCGCCATATTCGATTCGACCCGCAACCCCGCGGCGCAGCCAGCATGAGTACCGGTGCCTTCTACATCTCCAGCCTGCTGGAGAAGATGACGTCCAGCGACAAAGACTTCAGGTGCGCCCTGTGGGGGCTCGGGACTCGTTTTCAGGGGTCTCAGCCTGTCCCGGCCGCCCCTCtgctcccctgccccccccctgCGGACCCCTGTGGGAGCCCCCGGCCTCTTCGCCTGGGCCTGGCTGGGCCTGCAGCCCCGCCCCCAGCCTCTTCCCGCCTTTGCTGTGCTGGCCTCTCAAGTCCCCAACACTGGGCGCCCCCCAGGCTCTCCAGTGAAGTCCCCGTCGGCCTCTCTTTGGAACCCAGTGCAGTCCTCTTCTGACCCTCATTGAAACAGGCCGCTTCCCTGCACAACCTCCATCCAAGGCTATCTTCCGAGACCCACACTTCTGCCCGGTCTCTAGGTTACCCCATCCCCCGCACCCTGTACCCCTACCGGGTCTCCTAACCCTAACAAACTTTacttttctttcatctctttcttttcatcCCGTGCCTTTTCTCCCTGGCCCCTCATCACCACCCCATCTTCCTTATTCCCCTCCTCTCCCAAGATGGTTTAGAGCAGGAAGCAAAGGTTGGGGTGAGGGCTATCTCTCTCCCCCATTCTTTTTCTCCTATCCTCCTCTCCAAACACCACAGAAACACAGGAACAGAGTTGGCAAGAGGAATGGGAATATCTGATGCAGCCCCTCTTgcaggggaaactgaggttcagtGATAAAAAGGGGTTGTTGGTCAGTTGTGGACCCTCAAGTCAACAGGACAGTGCACCATTCTGAGTCTTCTGTCACAGTAGTTATCCCTCCGATTACAAACAGGGAAAATTAGGTTCAGGGACATGAAGGGCCTGGATACAATGCTAACGGTAGGGCCAAGCAGAGTTGGAGGTGTCAGTGGGATTCCCAATCTAGCCAGTCCGGAGGGGCCAGAAGCCTATTTGTGTGGTCTGACCTTTTCCGTGTCCTGTAAATACAGTCCTCAAAAATCTCTGTGCAGCCCTAAGCCCCACAGTGGTAGTAGGGCTTGGGATCCTTTGCCCTGGCTTCAGATCTCGGCAACCATCACTAACTAGATCTGTAAGTGATGGGCAAAGTACTCCATGCCCTCTGAGCCTTAGCTTAGCTGTTTGTGCTTTAGGTAGCAGGTAAGTGCTTTGTGAATGGTTGTCCTGACTCTGTGCAGGGAAACGGGGCAGGTCCTGGTAGACTGTTCTTTGTTCTTTGGGCCCAAGTTCTTTCTGTTCTCCAGAAGTCTGGAGGGGGCTTTGACTTACTCAAAGTCACATGGCCTGCCAGAGTTGAGGGAATGACTCCTGGGCCTATCAGGGAGTTGGCTCTATCACTCAGGGCCTGAGAAGCCCTTTAAATCTGTCCCTGCCAGCAGCGTTGAGGACACCTAAAACCACCCTGAGCATATGAGAatggtttctatttttaaaagtctgaatACCAAGAGCCTGAGCCTCCTCccaacccccgccccccaccaGCTGTCCAGGCACCATGTGTCCCAGTGTCCTATGGTGCTGCCTCTCAACATGGC
This window harbors:
- the Gm44180 gene encoding histone H3.3-like, yielding MMSAVEFDGGVHTVARTKQTARKSTGGKAPRKQLATKAARKSAPSTGGVKKPHRYRPGTVVLREIRCYQKSPELLIRKLPFQRLVREIAQDFKTDLCFQSAAIGALQEASQAYLVGLFEDTNLCAIHAKSVTIMPKDIQLALRILRERA